In a genomic window of Thermoproteus tenax Kra 1:
- a CDS encoding (2Fe-2S)-binding protein yields the protein MRVRVKVNGVWYERDVEPRKLLVHFLRDDLGIKSVRVGCDTGNCGACTVLMNGLPVKSCNILAVQADGGEIITADYNDELMTKLKEAFHQRHALQCGFCTSGMLTSAYALLKSNPRPSEEEIREAISGVLCRCTGYQNIVEAVKSV from the coding sequence ATGAGGGTCAGAGTCAAAGTCAACGGGGTCTGGTACGAGCGGGACGTAGAGCCCAGGAAGCTCCTAGTGCACTTCTTGAGGGACGATTTGGGCATAAAGAGCGTGAGAGTGGGCTGCGACACAGGCAACTGCGGGGCTTGCACAGTGTTGATGAACGGGCTGCCTGTGAAGAGCTGCAATATTCTCGCCGTGCAGGCCGACGGCGGAGAGATAATCACGGCCGACTACAACGACGAGCTCATGACCAAACTGAAGGAGGCCTTCCACCAACGCCACGCCCTCCAGTGCGGCTTCTGCACCTCGGGCATGTTGACATCGGCCTATGCGCTCCTTAAGTCCAACCCGAGGCCGTCTGAGGAGGAGATAAGGGAGGCCATAAGCGGCGTCCTGTGTAGATGCACCGGCTATCAGAACATAGTTGAGGCGGTGAAGTCGGTATGA
- a CDS encoding FAD binding domain-containing protein, giving the protein MIPPPFEYYRASSLEDAIEALSRDPNAKALAGGQSLIPLLKLRLASPSKLVDIGRLKELKYIRLSGGELAVGALATHRELEEWRGPCGAIPEAARQIGDPQIRSMGTIGGSLAHADPAADWPAVVLALDGVIVARGPSGPREIPAEEFFQGPYATALQQGEVIVEVRMRCPPSSSYVKIARRHNDFAIAGVAAAVWAKDGVVEDVRLAATGVGLRPLRLKRAEEVLRGRRISEDLLLKAAEAAAGEVEPVGDVRASAEYRRAMLGVAVKRSLRRALGL; this is encoded by the coding sequence ATGATACCGCCGCCCTTCGAGTACTACAGGGCGTCCTCGCTCGAGGACGCCATCGAGGCTCTGTCCCGCGACCCCAACGCGAAGGCCCTCGCGGGGGGCCAGAGCTTGATACCGCTCCTCAAGCTCAGGCTGGCCTCACCGAGCAAGCTAGTGGATATAGGGAGACTTAAGGAGTTGAAGTATATAAGGCTCAGCGGGGGCGAGCTCGCCGTGGGGGCTCTCGCGACCCACAGAGAGCTGGAGGAGTGGAGGGGCCCCTGCGGAGCCATACCTGAGGCGGCCCGGCAGATCGGCGATCCCCAGATCAGATCCATGGGGACCATAGGGGGCAGCCTCGCCCACGCCGATCCCGCCGCCGACTGGCCGGCCGTTGTATTGGCCCTCGACGGAGTCATAGTGGCCAGGGGGCCGTCCGGCCCCAGAGAGATCCCCGCGGAGGAATTCTTCCAAGGCCCCTACGCCACGGCGCTCCAACAGGGGGAGGTCATAGTCGAGGTCAGAATGAGGTGTCCGCCGAGCTCCTCCTACGTCAAAATAGCGAGGAGGCACAACGACTTCGCGATAGCCGGCGTCGCCGCCGCGGTCTGGGCCAAGGACGGGGTCGTCGAAGACGTAAGGCTTGCTGCGACAGGCGTGGGGCTGAGGCCGTTGAGGCTCAAGAGGGCTGAGGAGGTCCTGAGGGGGAGGAGGATATCTGAGGACCTCTTGCTCAAAGCCGCCGAGGCAGCCGCAGGAGAGGTGGAGCCCGTGGGGGACGTCAGAGCCAGCGCTGAGTACAGGCGGGCCATGTTGGGCGTGGCCGTCAAAAGGTCGTTGAGGAGGGCGCTGGGGCTATGA
- a CDS encoding glucose 1-dehydrogenase, which produces MRAVTVTPGVPESLRLREVPEPKPGPGQVLLKPLLVGVCGTDKEIIEGRYGKAPEGSDYLILGHEALAEVAALGKGVDNVSEGDLVVPTVRRPLDCQLPVDYCPPGKYLEHGIWGLHGHAAELSITDAAYLVKVPKELRDIAVLTEPLSVVEKGVELGVESYKARLGSPPKTALVLGAGPVGLLASMVLRLMGVSITAVATRPHDSLKARLVEELGGRYIDAVHERLEGEFDLVIEATGAPSLAVQGLERLAPGGVEVLLGVYPPTGELKGLGSLLTDAVLKNKLVVGSVNAGLRHFERALAHLKEANDSLNGFPKRLITKVVPLERYQEAYVWTHDDIKVVLQVQT; this is translated from the coding sequence ATGAGGGCTGTCACAGTGACCCCGGGCGTCCCGGAGTCGTTGAGGCTGAGGGAGGTCCCCGAGCCCAAGCCCGGCCCGGGCCAAGTCCTGTTGAAGCCGCTCCTGGTGGGCGTCTGCGGGACCGACAAAGAGATAATAGAGGGGAGATACGGCAAAGCGCCCGAGGGGTCCGACTATCTGATACTGGGCCACGAGGCTCTGGCCGAGGTCGCCGCCTTGGGCAAAGGCGTCGACAACGTCTCCGAGGGCGACCTAGTGGTGCCCACAGTGAGAAGGCCCCTCGACTGCCAACTCCCCGTGGACTACTGCCCTCCTGGCAAATACCTCGAGCACGGCATATGGGGCCTCCACGGACACGCCGCAGAGCTGTCCATCACCGATGCTGCGTACCTCGTCAAAGTGCCGAAGGAGCTGAGGGATATAGCCGTCTTGACCGAGCCGCTGTCGGTTGTAGAGAAGGGGGTCGAGCTGGGCGTAGAGTCCTACAAGGCCAGGCTCGGCTCTCCGCCCAAGACTGCGTTGGTGCTCGGGGCAGGCCCAGTGGGGCTCCTGGCGTCTATGGTGCTCAGGCTGATGGGCGTGTCTATAACGGCGGTGGCGACGAGGCCCCACGACAGCCTAAAGGCGAGGCTTGTGGAGGAGCTGGGAGGGAGATATATAGACGCAGTCCACGAGAGGCTGGAGGGGGAGTTCGACTTAGTTATAGAGGCCACCGGCGCCCCCTCTCTGGCCGTCCAGGGCTTGGAGAGGCTCGCCCCGGGCGGAGTCGAGGTGCTCCTGGGAGTCTATCCTCCCACCGGCGAGCTGAAGGGCCTCGGCTCTCTTCTGACCGACGCAGTCCTCAAGAACAAACTCGTTGTGGGCTCCGTGAACGCGGGGCTCAGACACTTCGAGAGGGCCCTGGCCCATTTAAAGGAGGCCAACGACTCCCTCAACGGCTTCCCCAAGAGGCTGATCACCAAGGTCGTCCCACTCGAGAGATATCAAGAGGCCTACGTGTGGACCCACGACGATATAAAGGTGGTGCTGCAGGTGCAAACTTAA
- a CDS encoding phospholipase C → MRAPLALLLLAAFALAAATPISHVVIIVEENRAFDNLFGLYPFGCPPIVNNVTLSVMWPDGLYKSYTQLLSRCDQLDWIDVPLVPWIPQLGYAHPKYAGTAVNENPSEGWAQYHGDYWFGQPVGFVWYSGPQSLEYLSYQQVWPLWDYAEEYVLADNFYAPVLGLTEPNRVADLIGRPPGFYTDSAYGVVPFNESIMYQLSQAGVSWGYYVYGYEGGVPYPLTAFAGASEYSSDYHDYSLFLSQLRDCSVPSVSWVMFFGGSDDEYDMHPPHNATAGALKLAELINAVEESPCWNSTAIFITFDEGGGFYDHVVPPAVDPFGLGQRVPLLIISPYAREGWVDNYTMSDYTLLAFIDYNWGLPYLTPEVKNSDLPGLLAAFNFSAPPRPPLIITPRNWSYPLPLQYPVHYGYIAYARPGGPSYAEVYPAPWLEALPAVLALGAIALGAALALKRRTTRLAAAAALSASLAASAYCYYVYPIYQFVTQYYVAASAALLLALLFREALRRKVH, encoded by the coding sequence GTGAGGGCGCCCCTCGCCCTGCTCCTCCTCGCCGCCTTCGCGCTGGCGGCGGCTACGCCCATCTCGCACGTTGTGATCATAGTGGAGGAGAACAGAGCCTTCGACAATTTGTTCGGCCTATATCCCTTCGGGTGTCCGCCCATCGTCAACAACGTCACTCTCTCTGTCATGTGGCCCGACGGCCTCTACAAGAGCTATACACAGCTCCTCTCCCGTTGCGACCAATTAGACTGGATCGACGTCCCCCTCGTCCCCTGGATCCCCCAGCTGGGCTACGCCCATCCTAAATACGCCGGCACTGCGGTCAACGAGAACCCCTCGGAGGGGTGGGCCCAGTACCACGGCGACTACTGGTTCGGGCAGCCCGTCGGCTTCGTCTGGTACTCCGGCCCCCAGTCCCTGGAGTACCTCTCCTATCAACAGGTCTGGCCCCTCTGGGACTACGCCGAGGAGTACGTATTGGCCGACAACTTCTATGCGCCAGTGCTCGGCCTCACTGAGCCGAACAGAGTCGCCGACCTCATCGGGAGGCCCCCGGGCTTTTACACCGACAGCGCCTACGGCGTTGTCCCGTTCAACGAGTCCATTATGTACCAGCTCTCTCAAGCCGGCGTCTCCTGGGGCTACTACGTCTACGGCTACGAGGGAGGAGTGCCCTATCCCCTCACGGCCTTCGCCGGGGCCTCCGAGTACTCAAGCGACTATCACGACTACTCCCTCTTCCTCTCCCAGCTCAGGGACTGCTCCGTCCCCTCAGTGTCTTGGGTGATGTTCTTCGGAGGCTCCGACGATGAGTACGACATGCATCCTCCCCACAACGCCACCGCGGGCGCTCTGAAGCTGGCCGAGCTGATCAACGCAGTCGAGGAGAGCCCGTGCTGGAACTCGACCGCCATATTTATAACCTTCGACGAGGGGGGCGGCTTCTACGACCACGTTGTTCCGCCGGCCGTGGACCCCTTCGGCCTGGGCCAGAGGGTGCCTCTGCTCATCATCTCGCCCTACGCCAGAGAGGGCTGGGTGGACAACTACACAATGAGCGACTACACGCTCTTGGCCTTTATCGACTACAACTGGGGCCTGCCCTATCTGACCCCCGAGGTCAAGAACAGCGATCTCCCGGGCCTGCTGGCCGCCTTTAATTTCTCGGCGCCTCCGAGGCCGCCGTTGATAATTACGCCGAGGAACTGGAGCTATCCTCTGCCCCTCCAGTACCCCGTGCATTACGGCTATATCGCCTACGCGCGCCCCGGAGGCCCCAGCTACGCCGAGGTCTATCCAGCTCCCTGGCTGGAGGCTCTGCCCGCCGTCCTTGCGCTGGGCGCCATCGCCCTTGGAGCTGCCCTCGCCCTCAAACGCCGTACAACTAGGCTCGCCGCCGCGGCCGCGCTCTCGGCATCGCTCGCGGCCTCGGCCTATTGCTACTACGTCTATCCCATCTATCAGTTTGTGACACAGTACTACGTCGCCGCCTCGGCGGCGCTCCTTCTGGCGCTCCTCTTCCGCGAGGCCCTGCGCAGAAAGGTTCATTAA
- a CDS encoding creatininase family protein — protein MRWWELTWPEFERADKTVALLPTGIVEAHGPHLPLGTDALMAVYLAEEAAKRTGALLLPPVWYGNTYVLDRFPGTISISSETLYRLYRDIFREVARNGVKRLVVVNGHGGNVDALNMAAKEVARETDLTIVVVNWWIDLAKEARRRVLETPEGHAAEDETSEVMAAYPHLVKEVPRDADEWVEAKYRVYGREVYEISYRKAVQGYPSRASAEKGRAILEAAVEELVALVEDLKKGVLPVRRK, from the coding sequence ATGCGTTGGTGGGAGCTCACTTGGCCCGAGTTCGAGAGGGCGGACAAAACTGTGGCCCTCCTCCCCACGGGGATAGTTGAGGCCCACGGGCCCCATCTGCCGCTGGGCACCGACGCCCTCATGGCCGTATATCTGGCCGAGGAGGCGGCGAAGAGGACGGGCGCCCTCCTGTTGCCCCCGGTGTGGTACGGCAACACCTACGTGTTGGACAGATTCCCCGGGACTATCTCGATAAGCAGCGAGACGCTCTACCGCCTGTATAGAGATATATTCCGAGAGGTCGCCAGAAACGGCGTCAAAAGGCTCGTCGTAGTCAACGGACACGGCGGAAACGTAGACGCCTTAAATATGGCGGCCAAGGAGGTTGCCAGGGAGACGGATCTGACCATAGTGGTAGTGAACTGGTGGATAGATTTAGCCAAAGAGGCCAGGAGGAGGGTCCTGGAGACTCCGGAGGGCCACGCGGCGGAGGACGAGACCAGCGAGGTCATGGCCGCCTATCCGCACTTGGTCAAAGAGGTGCCCCGCGACGCAGACGAGTGGGTGGAGGCTAAATACAGAGTCTACGGGAGGGAGGTCTACGAGATATCGTACAGAAAGGCCGTGCAAGGCTATCCCTCCAGAGCCAGTGCGGAGAAGGGCAGAGCCATTCTCGAGGCCGCAGTGGAGGAGCTGGTGGCCCTTGTGGAGGACTTGAAAAAGGGAGTTTTGCCCGTCAGGAGGAAGTAG
- a CDS encoding dihydrolipoyl dehydrogenase — translation MLGKYGVFPPTDPEFEDPPKLDKYDVIVVGGGGGGYHGAFQLSAGGYRVLMVDDKGNLGGNCLYEGCIPSKSVFYMVYLAERLRRLAKRSAGAAEVKAIWEEAVDHKDEVQYLRYLQHIREIKEHGNVDFVKGVARVLDGRRVEVTAVDGSWRKTVEGSRLLLATGSVAVRLPIPGAELAIGSEELFGYRTKRRTLPREVVVIGGGYIGVEVASAMASAGAKVTVVEMLPRIMSGWDSSIVSMIEGALKGRGVEILTNSRVTAIREESGQKVVEFQRPDGSKGTVAGEEVVMAVGRKPYVEGLEALGIVEKGRVVADSSMSTKAPGVYAAGDVLGKYMLYHAAVKESTVAAWNIMMGRPVYEVNFNAIPLTLFTEPEAAMVGISEDEARARGIPYVAVQYPLEDDSYAQIVGVREGWVKLIVERESQRIIGGSVYGEAASMIINEIALAVAVNARVRDLALLAHAHPTIFESIDRAAVRFSL, via the coding sequence ATGCTGGGGAAGTACGGCGTATTTCCGCCCACGGACCCAGAGTTCGAGGATCCGCCCAAACTGGATAAATACGACGTCATCGTCGTAGGCGGAGGAGGCGGCGGATACCACGGCGCCTTCCAGCTGAGCGCGGGCGGCTACAGAGTCCTCATGGTGGACGACAAAGGGAACCTCGGAGGAAACTGCCTCTACGAGGGCTGTATACCCTCGAAGTCGGTCTTCTACATGGTTTATCTCGCCGAAAGGCTGAGGAGGCTGGCCAAGAGATCGGCCGGAGCCGCTGAGGTGAAGGCCATCTGGGAGGAGGCCGTGGATCACAAGGACGAGGTACAGTATCTGAGATATCTACAACACATCAGAGAGATAAAGGAGCACGGGAACGTGGACTTCGTCAAAGGGGTCGCAAGGGTGTTGGACGGGCGCAGAGTCGAGGTGACGGCCGTGGACGGATCCTGGAGGAAGACTGTCGAGGGGAGCAGACTGCTCTTGGCCACAGGCTCGGTGGCCGTCAGATTGCCCATACCTGGGGCGGAGCTGGCGATCGGGAGCGAGGAGCTCTTCGGCTATAGGACGAAGAGGAGGACTCTTCCGAGGGAGGTGGTGGTCATCGGCGGAGGGTACATAGGCGTTGAGGTAGCCTCGGCTATGGCCAGCGCGGGCGCCAAAGTCACCGTCGTGGAGATGCTGCCCAGAATAATGAGCGGGTGGGACTCGAGCATCGTCTCAATGATAGAGGGGGCTCTGAAGGGGAGGGGCGTCGAGATATTGACCAACTCGAGGGTGACCGCAATAAGAGAGGAGTCGGGCCAGAAGGTCGTGGAGTTCCAGAGGCCGGACGGAAGCAAGGGCACAGTCGCCGGCGAGGAGGTGGTCATGGCAGTGGGGAGGAAGCCCTACGTGGAGGGGCTGGAGGCCCTCGGGATAGTGGAGAAGGGGCGCGTCGTCGCGGACTCCTCCATGAGCACGAAGGCGCCGGGCGTCTACGCGGCCGGCGACGTATTGGGCAAATATATGCTCTACCACGCGGCCGTCAAAGAGTCCACTGTAGCTGCGTGGAACATAATGATGGGGAGGCCCGTCTACGAGGTCAACTTCAACGCAATACCTCTGACTCTGTTCACAGAGCCTGAGGCCGCCATGGTGGGCATCAGCGAGGACGAGGCCAGGGCCAGAGGGATCCCCTATGTGGCCGTCCAGTACCCTCTGGAGGACGACTCGTACGCGCAGATAGTCGGAGTGAGGGAGGGGTGGGTGAAGCTGATAGTGGAGAGGGAGAGCCAGAGGATAATCGGAGGCTCGGTCTACGGCGAGGCCGCCTCGATGATAATAAACGAGATAGCCCTTGCGGTGGCAGTCAACGCGAGGGTCAGAGACCTGGCGCTGTTGGCCCACGCCCACCCGACCATATTTGAGTCCATCGACAGAGCCGCTGTGAGGTTCTCCCTCTGA
- a CDS encoding APC family permease — protein sequence MGVIGPFVTGYIYLGAGTRVLFAMGRSGYVPSSMKALHEKYSIPYWSLVVFAIMGSIVTYISSPLPTIYGLITDSVVAGYIAFSVNPVVMGVLWRGGTIKNRWTPVIAPLAFIASSLIVFWSGWPLVPYAVLLLAAGSIIFGVIYKVKEDFVKSLWYIGYIAFLTLMTYIGSVGALNLINFYAASAIVAAASLVFYFLGVRSGATAKGSR from the coding sequence GTGGGCGTCATCGGGCCGTTTGTCACCGGATATATCTACCTGGGCGCAGGGACCAGAGTTCTGTTCGCCATGGGCAGATCGGGCTATGTGCCTTCGTCCATGAAGGCGTTGCACGAGAAGTACTCAATACCCTACTGGAGCCTGGTGGTTTTCGCAATAATGGGATCGATTGTGACCTACATCTCTTCGCCTCTGCCGACGATCTACGGGCTGATCACCGACAGCGTCGTAGCCGGCTATATTGCCTTTTCAGTGAACCCCGTCGTCATGGGCGTCCTGTGGAGGGGCGGGACTATAAAGAATAGGTGGACTCCCGTGATAGCTCCCCTGGCCTTCATCGCTTCGTCTCTAATAGTGTTCTGGTCCGGCTGGCCTCTGGTCCCCTACGCCGTGCTTCTGCTTGCGGCTGGGAGCATAATCTTTGGTGTAATTTATAAAGTGAAAGAGGATTTTGTAAAATCTTTGTGGTATATAGGGTATATCGCCTTTCTGACCCTCATGACCTACATAGGCAGCGTTGGCGCTTTGAATTTAATCAACTTCTATGCGGCGTCCGCAATAGTTGCAGCGGCGTCCCTCGTCTTCTACTTTTTAGGAGTGCGGAGCGGCGCTACCGCTAAAGGCAGCAGATAG
- the sixA gene encoding phosphohistidine phosphatase SixA gives MPLVCLVQHGKSYPEAVDPERSLTPEGAEEARRVAAALARAGVRIAAIYHSGKKRARQTAEIFAEALRPAKVEEAQGLSPNDDPAPWAQRINAMAEDAMIVGHLPHLARLAALLLGADVVEFRYSAALCLAGPPWRIKWYLTPELA, from the coding sequence ATGCCCCTCGTCTGTCTGGTCCAACACGGGAAGTCCTACCCCGAGGCCGTGGACCCCGAGAGGAGTCTGACGCCCGAGGGGGCCGAGGAGGCCAGGAGAGTGGCCGCGGCGCTGGCGAGAGCCGGCGTGAGGATCGCTGCGATATACCACAGCGGGAAGAAGAGGGCGAGGCAGACGGCGGAGATCTTTGCCGAGGCCCTCAGGCCGGCGAAAGTTGAGGAGGCGCAGGGCCTGAGCCCCAACGACGACCCGGCCCCCTGGGCGCAGCGTATAAACGCCATGGCCGAGGACGCGATGATAGTGGGCCACCTCCCCCACCTGGCCCGCCTCGCAGCCCTCCTCCTGGGGGCGGACGTCGTGGAGTTCCGCTACTCAGCGGCCCTCTGCCTTGCCGGGCCGCCCTGGAGGATAAAGTGGTATCTAACGCCGGAGCTGGCCTAG
- a CDS encoding coiled-coil domain-containing protein: MDSIAPIAQEALRVAVDKVVEKLREGKKLSTEDIFLLYLGTITAELRDLRQEVARLEQRVDALAESLNRRIDETNKRIDAVVANLSQRIDETNKRIDDMNKRIDETNKRIDAVTVSLSAKIDETNKRIDAIATELSKRIEAVSQRIDETNKRIDAVTTELTKRMDALSARIDDVQKTLLEIQRLLMELVKAGRA, encoded by the coding sequence GTGGACTCCATCGCGCCTATCGCGCAGGAGGCCCTCAGAGTGGCCGTGGACAAGGTGGTGGAGAAGCTCAGGGAGGGCAAGAAGCTCTCCACGGAGGACATCTTCTTGTTATATCTGGGCACTATTACGGCCGAGCTCCGCGACCTGAGGCAGGAGGTGGCGCGGCTGGAGCAGAGGGTGGACGCGCTGGCCGAAAGCCTGAACAGGAGGATCGACGAGACGAACAAGAGGATAGACGCCGTGGTTGCGAATCTGAGCCAGAGGATAGACGAGACCAACAAGAGGATCGACGATATGAACAAACGGATCGATGAGACCAACAAGCGTATAGATGCCGTAACTGTGAGCCTGAGCGCGAAGATCGACGAGACAAACAAGCGCATCGACGCAATAGCCACAGAGCTGTCCAAGAGGATTGAGGCCGTGAGCCAGAGGATCGATGAGACGAACAAACGGATCGACGCCGTTACTACCGAGCTGACCAAGAGGATGGACGCCCTGAGCGCCCGTATCGACGACGTGCAGAAGACTCTGCTCGAGATACAGCGCCTTTTGATGGAGCTCGTGAAGGCGGGGCGGGCCTAG
- a CDS encoding class I SAM-dependent methyltransferase: MLRAEVARAALRILHAALPARVYRFKGMALYVPRGVFNPVFAVSTALVISRIEARGRAADLGTGSGAIAIALAKSPGVESVCAYDVSPLALAAAKINAEINGVAHKVAICPTREALLASAPYDVVAANPPYLPLDPRGEEDRSWCAGRRLEVLREIAAQAARVLRPGGVFYVTASTLTGVGQAAEILARHGLAPRVKACAATPLDRICLIEARKT; encoded by the coding sequence GTGCTACGCGCGGAGGTGGCCAGAGCCGCCCTCCGCATCCTCCACGCCGCATTGCCGGCCAGAGTGTATAGATTCAAAGGCATGGCGCTCTACGTACCTCGCGGCGTCTTCAACCCCGTCTTCGCCGTATCGACGGCCCTTGTCATAAGCCGCATAGAGGCCAGAGGCAGAGCCGCAGACTTAGGAACAGGCTCTGGCGCTATAGCCATAGCTCTGGCCAAAAGCCCAGGGGTGGAGTCCGTGTGCGCCTACGACGTCAGCCCGCTGGCCCTCGCCGCGGCCAAGATCAACGCGGAGATCAACGGAGTGGCCCACAAAGTCGCGATCTGTCCAACGAGGGAGGCGCTGTTGGCTTCGGCGCCCTACGACGTAGTTGCGGCGAACCCGCCCTACCTCCCTCTGGATCCGAGGGGGGAGGAGGACAGGAGCTGGTGCGCCGGGCGCCGCCTGGAGGTCTTAAGGGAGATCGCCGCCCAAGCGGCCCGCGTCCTCAGGCCCGGGGGCGTGTTCTACGTCACAGCTTCAACTCTCACCGGCGTGGGGCAGGCCGCCGAAATACTGGCCAGGCACGGGCTGGCTCCGAGGGTGAAGGCGTGCGCGGCCACGCCTCTGGATCGCATATGCCTCATAGAGGCGCGGAAAACGTAG